In Dermacentor silvarum isolate Dsil-2018 chromosome 2, BIME_Dsil_1.4, whole genome shotgun sequence, the following proteins share a genomic window:
- the LOC125939699 gene encoding uncharacterized protein LOC125939699: protein MFARLARVKVSNGTIRGLSRLRQSGDVIARIDECGAYVYADVTVRNLTVTLAVNVRTFMTDFRAIVRANISARIIIEVVEQNATFLLKTLVVNTTDRIYVTVTPIGAVSSLAAFFLPAKFISEMTKRELQPLTRSTIQGGLNALHDFAHVNTRKG, encoded by the exons ATGTTCGCCAGACTCGCTCGAGTCAAAGTCAGCAACGGAACCATCCGAGGCCTGTCCAGGTTGCGCCAGTCGGGTGACGTCATCGCCCGAATCGACGAATGCGGCGCGTACGTTTACGCCGACGTCACTGTCCGCAACCTGACCGTCACGCTTGCCGTGAACGTGAGGACGTTCATGACCGACTTCAGAGCGATAGTGAGGGCCAACATTTCAGCGCGAATCATCATCGAGGTTGTCGA GCAAAACGCCACTTTCCTGCTGAAAACACTGGTTGTCAATACGACAGACCGAATATACGTCACTGTTACGCCGATTGGAGCTGTCAGTTCACTCGCCGCTTTCTTTCTACCGGCTAAATTTATTTCTGAAATGACAAAAAGAGAGCTACAGCCGCTCACAAGGAGTACGATACAAGGCGGTCTTAATGCATTACACGACTTCGCTCACGTAAATACCAGAAAAGGCTAA